The Stenotrophomonas maltophilia genome segment CAGGCGCTGCGGCTCACCGCCCTGCAGCGACACCGCGTAGATCTGGCTTTCGCGCGAGGTCTCGATGCCGGCGCGGAAGTAGGCCTTGCCAGCCTTTTCATCAACCGCCAGCAGCTCGTCCACCGGCCAGTTGCCGTGGGTCAGCGCGGTGGCCTTGCCCTTGCTGTCGATGCGGTACAGGTGCTGGAAGCCGGTGCGTTCGGACGACCACAGCACGCTGCCATCGTCGAGGAAACGCAGGCTGTTGTGCAGCGGCACCCAGGTCGGGCTGGTTTCGTGGGCGAGCACGCGCTGGCGGTTGGAGTCGAGTGCCACTTCCACCAGGTCCAGCTGCTTCTGGTCACGCGACTGGCGCTGGAAGCTCAGGTGCTGCGCATCGCGCCAGTCCACGCGGGCCAGGTAGATGTCCTGTTCCTTGCCGAGGTCGACCCAGCGCGGCTGCGCATCGGCGGCCGGTGCGATCACGCCCAGCTGCACGCGCACGTTGGCATCGCCGGCGGCCGGGTAACGCTGCTCGATCACGTCGGTGCGGTCGGCATAGACCTCGTAGCGCTTCTGCACCGGTACCGGCGATTCGTCGATGCGGGCAAAGGCAATCGCCGAATCGTCCGGCGCCCACCAGTAACCGGTGTGGCGATCCATTTCCTCGTCGGCGACGAACTCGGCAACGCCGTTGCCGATGGTGGTGCTGCCGTCGCGGGTCAGCTGCAGCTGCCTGCCGCTGGCCAGGTCGATCACCCACAGGTTGCGGCCGCGGATGAAGCTGACGAAGCCGCCCTTGGGCGACAGCTTGGCGTCGGTGGCGAAGCCTTCACCATGGGTCAGCTGGCGCACCGCCGCCTGGCCCTGCTGCTTGAGGTCGTACAGGTACAGCTCGCCGCCCAGCGGGAACAGCAGGCGCTGCGCGTCCGGCGACCACTGGTAATCGACGATGCCGGTCATCGCGGCGATGCGCTGGCGCTCGCGGCGGGCCTTCTCCTCGTCGCTGAGGGTCTCGGTGCCGGGCAGCACCACCTTGGAATCAACCAGCAACCGGGTCTGGCCACTGTCGATGTCGTAGGTCCACAGGTCCAGCTGGTTGCGGTCGCTGTCCTTGCCGCGCAGGAAGCTGACCTGCGAACCGTCGGGCGCCACCTTCGGCTTCATCAGGGTTGGGCCGGACAACGGCAACGGGCCGGTGATGGCTTCCAGGGTCAGCTTTTCAGCGTGGGCGGCGGTACTGGTGGCGAGCATGAGGGCGAGCGAAGCGAACAGGTGGCGCATGGAGGATCCCGGCAAACGGCAGGTCCGCCCCCGCGATGGACGCGGAGCGGTCGTCCCCCATCCTAACCAAGCCTGTGCGGGAAGGCAGCATGACCTTCTGCCCATGGCCTGGTGCTGGGGTCAGAGCCCTTTGCGCTGCAAAGGGATCCGACCCCGAGGCGGTCAGCGCTGGGCGAACAGGTGCTTGCGCTCCTCGTCGCTGAGCGGCTTGCCGGCGTTGGGGTTCACCTGCTGGCGCGGGGCATAGGCCCGCTGGGTGGCCGGGCGTGCGGCAATGGCTTCATGCCAGCGCTTGAGGTTCGGGAACGCGGTGAAATCCACCAGCAGCTTGTCGTAGGCGCCGATCCACGGGTAGCTGGCCATGTCGGCGATGGTGTACTCGTCGCCGGCCAGGAAGGCGTGCTGGGCCAGGCGCTTGTCCATCACCCCGTGCAGGCGGCGCACTTCGTTGTCGTAGCGCTCGATGGCATACGGGATCTTTTCAGGCGCGTATACGTTGAAGTGGCCCATCTGGCCGCTCATCGGGCCCAGGCCGGCCATCTGCCAGAACAGCCACTCCAGGGTGGTGACGCGGCCGCGGGGGTCGCTGGGCAGGAAGCGGCCGGTCTTCTCGGCAAGGTACAGCAGGATCGCGCCGGACTCGAACACGCTCTGGGGAGCACCGCCATCGGCCGGGGCCTGGTCGACGATGGCCGGCATCTTGTTGTTCGGCGAGATCGCCAGGAATTCCGGCTTGAACTGGTCGCCCGAGCCGATGTTGACCGGGTGGATGCGGTATTCCAGGCCGGTTTCTTCCAGCAGCAGGGTCACTTTGTGGCCGTTCGGGGTGGGCCAGTAATACAGGTCGATCATGGCGGCGGCTCGGGGTGCGGAAAGGAACCTGAAGTCTAGTGCGTGAGTTGGGTTGGCACCGTCATGGCCGGCCGGTAACCTCGCCTCTCCCCCGCAACGCAGCATCCCTCGCATGAGTGCAAACCGCCCGCCGCTCTCCCCCTTGCCCACGCTGATCTTCGCCTCGCGCTGGCTGCAGCTGCCGCTGTACCTGGGCCTGATCGTGGCGCAGTGCGTCTACGTGTTCCTGTTCGGCAAGGAACTGTGGCACCTGATCTCGCACTCGGTGTCGATGGGCGAGCAGCAGATCATGCTGATCGTGCTGGGCCTGATCGACGTGGTGATGATCTCCAACCTGCTGGTGATGGTGATCGTCGGCGGCTACGAGACCTTCGTCTCGCGCCTGCGCCTGGAAGGCCACCCGGACCAGCCGGAATGGCTGAGCCACGTCAATGCCAGCGTGCTGAAGGTGAAGCTGGCGATGGCGATCATCGGCATCTCCTCGATCCACCTGCTGAAGACCTTCATCGCCAGCGGTGCGCTGGGCGGCATCCCGCTGTGCACGCCGGAGCAGATGAGCGTGGCCGCTGCCAACATCGGTGTCGCCCGCTGCTCGATGCTGACCCAGGATGGCGTGCTGTGGCAGACCATCATCCACTGCGTGTTCATCCTGTCGGCGATCGGCATCGCCTGGACCGACAAGCTGATGTCCAACAGCCACAGCAAGTCGCACGACAAGGCACACGACCACTGAGGTCGCCGCCGCCAGCGGCTTGACCGCCGCTGCCCCTTTCCGGCCACCGTCCCTTGTGCGCGGCGGTGGCCGGGATGCTAGATTGCACCCTCGCCGTTGCCGGCGGTGGCGTCGGGAAACGTCACCCTGCCGCGCCCGGACCGCAGGTCCCGGCCATGCGTATCAATGATTTACGTCACGTCGTCTTCTAGAGGGGAGCAGGATGTCGCACGTCTCAACGATCACCGCCGCGCGCCGGTGGCTGCCGGTTGCCCTGGCACTGGCACTGGCCGCCTGCTCGGGCAAGGAAGAATCCGCAGCGCCTGCTGCCGCCACGGCGCCTGCCGCTGCCGCACCCGCCGCACCGGCGGTTGCTGCCAAGGTGCAGTCCATGGGCACCGAGCAGCTGCGCGAGTCGGCCAGCCAGGCGCTGCGCGAGAACCGCATGTATGCACCGGCCGGCGACAACGCCATCGAGTACTACCTCGCCCTGCGTGACAAGACGCCGGACGACGCCTCGGTGAAGAGCGCACTGACCGACCTGCTGCCGTACACCCTGATCGCCGCCGAGCAACACCTGGGCCGCGAGGACTACACCGAAGCGCAGCGCCTGGTGGCACTGATCGAGAAGGTGGATGCATCCGCGCCGGCCCTGCCGCGCCTGAAGGACGGCCTGGCCAAGGGCGTGCAGAACGCAGCCAAGCGCACCGAAGCGGAAGCCGAGAAGGCCAAGAAGGACGCCGAGGACCGCAGCAAGCAGCAGACCGAGCAGCAGCGCCTGAGCGAGCAGCGCGCCAAGGAAGCCGACGCCGCCAAGCAGATTGCCGCGCAGCAGGATGCCGCGCGCCGCGACAACGAGCGCCAGGAAGCCGAGCGCCAGGCCGCCGCCCGCCGCGAGGCCGAGCAGAAGCAGCAGCAGGCTGCCGCCCAGCAGGCCAGCGCCGCACGCCAGGCCGCCGCACCGGCAGCGCCCACCCTGCGCCCGGTCAGCACACCGGCGCCGCGCTATCCGGGCGAAGCGCTGCGTTCGGGAACCTCCGGCGAAGTGCTGGTGGAGATCACCGTCGGCACTGACGGCTCGGTGGTGAACGCTCGCGTGCTGCGCGCGACGCCGGGACGCGTGTTCGACCGTGAAGCCCTGAACGCGGTCAAGCGCTGGCGCTTCGAGCCGGTCAGCGCGCCGGTGACCACCCGCCGTACGCTGGTGTTCGCGCCGGGCAACAACTGAACGAAAAAGGGGACGGAGGGGATTAAGTCGTTTCTGCCCCTGCAATGACGCCAAGGCCCGGCATGTCCGGGCCTTGTCCGTTTCAGGCCGCTCCATCGATCAGGTGTTGCAGTGCCGGATCGCGCGCCGTCAGCACCTGGAACAGGCCCAGCGCGTGCAGGCCCGGCAGCAGCGCACGCAGGTCGGCTTCGGCAGTGGAACGGGTGGCAACATCGCTGGCGGGATCCTGCCAGTCACGGACGCTGGCCAGGAAGGCGCCGACACTGCCCTTGCGCACGGTGACGCCGTTCACCTGCACGTCGTTCTGATGGTCGGGGAGGATGTCGTGTGGCTGCATGGGGAAGCGCTCCGTTGAAGTGGGCCCCAGTGTCGGGGCCCGGAGGCGACGTTTCTGCCGTATAACTGCCAATCGATATGGCAGATCAGACAACCGCCGCATTGCTCGCCCCCGCGCTGGCCGATGCCACCGATGGACCGGTGGTGCTGGCGGCCGGGCTGCACCAGCTCGGCAAGCGTCGCACGGCCCGCCACCGGCATGCGCGTGGGCAGCTGCTGGGTGCGCACCAGGGGCTGCTGCGGATCGCCGCCGACGACCTGCACTGGCTGCTGCCCGCAGGTCACGTCGCCTGGATACCGCCCTTGGTGCCCCACGCGCTGCTGGGCGCAGACGGGTTCAATGGCTGGAGCCTGTACTTCAACGCGGAGGCCTGCCTGGGTCTGCCCGCCACACCACGCATCTTCCAGCCCAGTGCGCTGCTGCAGGCGGCGACAGCACGTGCGCTGCAATGGCCCCATGCGCCACTGGATGCTGCGCAGGCACGCCTGGCCGGCGTGATCGCCGATGAGATCACTGCTAGCACGCCGCTGCCGCTGGCCCTGCCACAACCGCGTGACCGGCGCCTGGGCCGGATCGCCGCCGCGCTGGCTCGCGCGCCGCACGACAACCGCAGCGTCGAGGACTGGGCCGCCAGCAGTGGCCTGTCCGGCCGCAGCCTGGCCCGCCACTGGCTGGCCGAGACCGGCATGACGCTGAGCCAGTGGCGGCAACGCCTGCGGGTGCTGCTGGCGCTGCCACGCCTGCTGTCCGGCGAGCCGGTGATCAGCGTCGCGCTGTCGATGGGGTACGACACGCCCAGCGCCTTCATCGCCGTGTTCAAGCGCGAGATGGGGGTGAC includes the following:
- a CDS encoding S9 family peptidase, coding for MRHLFASLALMLATSTAAHAEKLTLEAITGPLPLSGPTLMKPKVAPDGSQVSFLRGKDSDRNQLDLWTYDIDSGQTRLLVDSKVVLPGTETLSDEEKARRERQRIAAMTGIVDYQWSPDAQRLLFPLGGELYLYDLKQQGQAAVRQLTHGEGFATDAKLSPKGGFVSFIRGRNLWVIDLASGRQLQLTRDGSTTIGNGVAEFVADEEMDRHTGYWWAPDDSAIAFARIDESPVPVQKRYEVYADRTDVIEQRYPAAGDANVRVQLGVIAPAADAQPRWVDLGKEQDIYLARVDWRDAQHLSFQRQSRDQKQLDLVEVALDSNRQRVLAHETSPTWVPLHNSLRFLDDGSVLWSSERTGFQHLYRIDSKGKATALTHGNWPVDELLAVDEKAGKAYFRAGIETSRESQIYAVSLQGGEPQRLSKAPGMHSASFARNASVYVDSWSNSTTPPQIELFRANGEKIATLLENDLADPKHPYARYRDAQRPVEFGTLMAADGKTPLNYSVIKPAGFDPSKRYPVAVYVYGGPASQTVTDSWPGRGDHLFNQYLAQQGYVVFSLDNRGTPRRGRDFGGALYGKQGTVEVTDQLRGVAWLKQQPWVDPARIGVQGWSNGGYMTLMLLAKASNQYACGVAGAPVTDWGLYDSHYTERYMDLPARNEAGYREARVLTHIDGLRSPLLLIHGMADDNVLFTNSTSLMSALQKRAQPFELMTYPGAKHGLSGADALHRYRVAEAFLGRCLKP
- a CDS encoding glutathione binding-like protein translates to MIDLYYWPTPNGHKVTLLLEETGLEYRIHPVNIGSGDQFKPEFLAISPNNKMPAIVDQAPADGGAPQSVFESGAILLYLAEKTGRFLPSDPRGRVTTLEWLFWQMAGLGPMSGQMGHFNVYAPEKIPYAIERYDNEVRRLHGVMDKRLAQHAFLAGDEYTIADMASYPWIGAYDKLLVDFTAFPNLKRWHEAIAARPATQRAYAPRQQVNPNAGKPLSDEERKHLFAQR
- a CDS encoding TIGR00645 family protein, producing MSANRPPLSPLPTLIFASRWLQLPLYLGLIVAQCVYVFLFGKELWHLISHSVSMGEQQIMLIVLGLIDVVMISNLLVMVIVGGYETFVSRLRLEGHPDQPEWLSHVNASVLKVKLAMAIIGISSIHLLKTFIASGALGGIPLCTPEQMSVAAANIGVARCSMLTQDGVLWQTIIHCVFILSAIGIAWTDKLMSNSHSKSHDKAHDH
- a CDS encoding energy transducer TonB; this encodes MSHVSTITAARRWLPVALALALAACSGKEESAAPAAATAPAAAAPAAPAVAAKVQSMGTEQLRESASQALRENRMYAPAGDNAIEYYLALRDKTPDDASVKSALTDLLPYTLIAAEQHLGREDYTEAQRLVALIEKVDASAPALPRLKDGLAKGVQNAAKRTEAEAEKAKKDAEDRSKQQTEQQRLSEQRAKEADAAKQIAAQQDAARRDNERQEAERQAAARREAEQKQQQAAAQQASAARQAAAPAAPTLRPVSTPAPRYPGEALRSGTSGEVLVEITVGTDGSVVNARVLRATPGRVFDREALNAVKRWRFEPVSAPVTTRRTLVFAPGNN
- a CDS encoding helix-turn-helix domain-containing protein → MADQTTAALLAPALADATDGPVVLAAGLHQLGKRRTARHRHARGQLLGAHQGLLRIAADDLHWLLPAGHVAWIPPLVPHALLGADGFNGWSLYFNAEACLGLPATPRIFQPSALLQAATARALQWPHAPLDAAQARLAGVIADEITASTPLPLALPQPRDRRLGRIAAALARAPHDNRSVEDWAASSGLSGRSLARHWLAETGMTLSQWRQRLRVLLALPRLLSGEPVISVALSMGYDTPSAFIAVFKREMGVTPARYSVE